One Deinococcus cellulosilyticus NBRC 106333 = KACC 11606 genomic window carries:
- the nrdI gene encoding class Ib ribonucleoside-diphosphate reductase assembly flavoprotein NrdI, translated as MLLVYASKTGNTQRFVQKLGEIRSLRILTGEEQVDEPCILLTYTTGFGQVPPEVEQFVLHNALWIRGVAASGNRNWGTRFARSADVLSERLGVPVVYRFELSGRPTDVVHFRALYREIRGSQLTGTILK; from the coding sequence ATGTTGCTGGTTTATGCCTCCAAAACAGGAAACACACAGCGTTTCGTCCAGAAACTCGGGGAAATCCGGTCCCTGAGGATTCTCACAGGTGAGGAGCAGGTGGATGAGCCCTGCATCTTGCTCACTTACACCACTGGATTTGGGCAGGTGCCACCAGAAGTGGAGCAGTTTGTTCTGCACAATGCCCTGTGGATTCGGGGGGTTGCTGCCAGTGGGAACCGCAACTGGGGAACGCGTTTTGCCCGATCTGCAGATGTGCTCTCTGAACGGCTGGGGGTTCCCGTGGTGTACCGATTTGAATTGTCTGGAAGGCCCACAGATGTGGTGCACTTTAGAGCACTTTACAGAGAAATAAGAGGTTCCCAGCTTACGGGGACGATTTTGAAATAA
- a CDS encoding DUF1775 domain-containing protein: MLKKIVSVSLALLLSVAFAHATVKTESGATESLAGKSETYRLQVPVEKDSATTQIRMLIPDGVKITRFLQLPGWTRTMEKDANGRVTSVTWTGNLEPMEFARFFFSATNPAGTGTLSWKVYQTYADGTTVAWDDSSADTPASKTTLK, translated from the coding sequence ATGTTGAAAAAAATCGTTTCTGTCAGCCTTGCGCTGCTGCTTTCTGTTGCATTCGCCCACGCCACCGTCAAAACCGAATCCGGAGCCACCGAGAGCCTCGCCGGAAAATCCGAAACCTACCGTCTGCAGGTTCCCGTAGAGAAAGACAGCGCCACCACCCAGATCCGCATGCTCATTCCCGATGGGGTCAAAATCACCCGCTTTCTGCAGCTTCCAGGCTGGACCCGCACGATGGAAAAAGATGCCAATGGTCGGGTCACGTCAGTGACCTGGACCGGGAATCTGGAACCCATGGAATTTGCCCGGTTCTTCTTCAGTGCCACCAATCCTGCAGGCACGGGAACCCTGAGCTGGAAGGTCTACCAGACCTACGCAGATGGCACCACCGTGGCCTGGGATGATTCCTCTGCAGACACCCCTGCCAGCAAGACCACCCTGAAGTAA